From Larimichthys crocea isolate SSNF unplaced genomic scaffold, L_crocea_2.0 scaffold52207, whole genome shotgun sequence, the proteins below share one genomic window:
- the LOC113745202 gene encoding complement factor I-like — protein sequence MVKFSLWKKFRSQTTTDIVPVAEIHIHPRYNASTYENDIALVELEKLPFEEKCFEENPAISAICVPWSTHLFKPNHTCSISGWGRTADGRSAQVLLWANVSLIEGCQTFYEDRFKPGMMCAGDLDGLVDSCQGDSGGPLVCEDEVGISYLWGIVSWGKKCGEPGFPGVYTQVAHYFEWIRLHTGWPAVTKFNS from the exons ATGGTGAAGTTTTCTCTTTGGAAGAAGTTTAGATCACAGACCACAACTGACATTGTTCCTGTTGCAGAAATTCACATCCACCCCag GTATAACGCCAGCACCTATGAGAACGACATCGCTctggtggagctggagaagctTCCGTTCGAGGAAAAGTGTTTTGAGGAGAACCCAGCCATTAGCGCCATCTGTGTTCCCTGGTCCACCCACCTTTTTAAACCAAACCACACCTGCAGCATCTCTGGATGGGGACGAACTGCAG ATGGCAGATCAGCTCAGGTGTTGCTCTGGGCCAACGTATCCCTCATCGAAGGCTGTCAGACGTTCTATGAAGATCGCTTCAAACCAGGCATGATGTGTGCAG gtgatcTGGATGGTCTCGTGGACTCCTGTCAGGGGGACAGTGGTGGTCCTCTGGTTTGTGAGGATGAAGTTGGTATTTCATACCTGTGGGGAATTGTCAGCTGGGGAAAGAAGTGTGGTGAGCCAGGATTCCCTGGAGTTTATACACag GTGGCTCATTATTTTGAGTGGATCAGACTTCATACAGGGTGGCCTGCAGTCACCAAGTTCAACTCCTGA